A genomic stretch from Gammaproteobacteria bacterium includes:
- a CDS encoding RNA polymerase sigma factor, whose protein sequence is MKPECEQSLIERAKQGDREAFSRLTRAHYRQVYASCLAVCGQPVLAEDCTQEAFLKAWRSIRSFRGDSSLLHWLRRIAHNVMVSHFRRAKSWVSIESVDFRLGTDDSIASTEQRLDIKRAIAALPEKAKRVFQLYAQYGYAHQEIARLEGIAEGTSKAQYHRARQILMEALS, encoded by the coding sequence ATGAAGCCTGAATGCGAACAAAGTTTGATTGAGCGCGCAAAGCAAGGTGATCGAGAAGCCTTTTCGCGATTGACGCGCGCGCATTATCGACAAGTCTATGCAAGTTGTTTGGCCGTTTGTGGCCAACCAGTGTTGGCGGAAGATTGCACGCAGGAAGCCTTTCTCAAGGCATGGCGTTCAATTCGTAGTTTCCGCGGAGATAGCAGCCTATTGCATTGGCTACGTAGGATTGCCCACAATGTCATGGTTAGCCACTTTCGCCGCGCCAAAAGCTGGGTCTCTATTGAGTCAGTCGATTTTCGTTTGGGGACGGACGACAGCATTGCCTCAACCGAACAACGTCTAGACATTAAGCGTGCCATTGCAGCGCTGCCAGAAAAAGCAAAACGCGTTTTTCAGCTTTATGCACAATATGGTTACGCACATCAGGAGATCGCGAGGCTTGAAGGCATTGCCGAAGGCACGAGCAAGGCGCAGTACCATAGAGCACGGCAGATTTTGATGGAGGCGCTGTCTTAA
- a CDS encoding DUF2333 family protein, translated as MLLLKLIPSLLAVLILLFYVIAVYWSQEPDDLVFPETQVVGQSTTDAAIGIARTLLEKPGGFISNDIMPPGVFMDDMPAWEYGALVQLRDLVRALRNDFSRSQSQSVEQNDLKQAEPRFNVDRESWMMPTAEDEYAEGIRYLKAYREKLADENQQNAQFYARADNLADWLRTVEKRLGNLSQRLSAAVQQERENIDLSGDPAAKVSTRMSEAVRVKTPWLKIDDVFYEARGSSWALLQILRAVEKDFASVLQKKNATASLRQIIRELEATQRPVWSPMILNGSGFGLLANHSLVMASYIARANAAVIDLRNLLTQG; from the coding sequence ATGTTGTTGCTTAAGCTTATCCCAAGTCTCTTGGCCGTGTTGATTTTGCTTTTCTATGTGATTGCGGTCTATTGGAGTCAAGAGCCGGATGATTTAGTGTTTCCTGAAACCCAAGTGGTTGGGCAATCCACGACAGATGCGGCGATTGGGATTGCGCGTACGTTGCTGGAAAAGCCTGGTGGCTTCATTTCAAATGACATCATGCCGCCGGGCGTGTTCATGGACGATATGCCGGCTTGGGAGTATGGCGCGCTTGTGCAGTTGAGAGACCTAGTGCGGGCGCTACGTAACGACTTTAGCCGGTCGCAATCACAGTCTGTCGAGCAAAATGATCTTAAGCAAGCAGAACCGCGTTTCAATGTCGATCGAGAAAGTTGGATGATGCCGACCGCCGAGGATGAGTATGCTGAGGGCATTCGCTATTTGAAGGCATATCGCGAAAAGTTGGCTGATGAAAATCAGCAAAATGCGCAGTTCTATGCACGTGCGGATAATTTGGCGGACTGGTTGAGGACGGTGGAAAAACGACTGGGCAATTTGTCACAGAGACTGAGTGCCGCGGTCCAGCAAGAACGTGAAAATATTGATTTGTCAGGGGATCCGGCAGCAAAGGTTTCCACTCGGATGTCAGAGGCGGTCCGGGTCAAGACACCGTGGTTGAAAATTGATGACGTATTTTACGAGGCGCGAGGCTCCAGCTGGGCCTTATTGCAGATTTTGCGTGCTGTGGAAAAGGATTTTGCATCAGTGCTCCAGAAGAAAAATGCCACCGCAAGTTTGCGTCAGATCATACGAGAGCTTGAAGCGACCCAGCGACCGGTATGGAGTCCGATGATTCTTAATGGTTCCGGGTTTGGCCTGCTGGCCAATCATTCGTTGGTTATGGCTTCGTACATTGCGCGCGCCAATGCGGCAGTCATTGACTTGCGTAATCTGTTGACGCAAGGGTAA
- a CDS encoding copper chaperone PCu(A)C: MRYLSICLALIMMANGHAAIIGQKGWLRLMPPGAGMTAGYVELFNPSQHPIVVTEVKCPELGQCMIHETVRDQKGTMTMRHVSELTIPAEGSVRLVPGAKHLMVMGLTKPLSDGTEVIIEFCDAEQQCWPVRFRVSTEQPN, translated from the coding sequence ATGCGCTATCTGAGCATTTGTCTGGCATTGATCATGATGGCCAACGGACACGCGGCCATCATTGGCCAAAAGGGGTGGCTGCGTTTGATGCCACCGGGGGCTGGAATGACAGCCGGATATGTGGAGCTATTCAATCCAAGTCAGCACCCAATCGTGGTGACAGAGGTCAAGTGTCCTGAGTTGGGGCAGTGCATGATTCACGAAACTGTGCGTGATCAAAAAGGCACAATGACGATGCGCCATGTGAGCGAATTAACCATTCCGGCCGAGGGGAGTGTGCGTTTGGTGCCCGGTGCGAAACATCTCATGGTGATGGGTTTGACCAAGCCACTGTCTGATGGGACGGAAGTGATAATTGAATTTTGTGACGCAGAACAGCAATGCTGGCCGGTGCGTTTTCGTGTGAGCACAGAACAGCCAAATTAA
- a CDS encoding PspC domain-containing protein yields MYRFENSGRYRAKISGVCAWLAYSRGWDVTVLRLIALIGLFVATVPTLVIYFILSVIKPKPGY; encoded by the coding sequence ATGTATCGTTTTGAAAACAGTGGGCGTTATCGAGCAAAAATTTCGGGCGTCTGTGCATGGCTAGCGTATAGCCGCGGTTGGGATGTTACAGTCCTTCGTTTAATTGCATTGATAGGTTTGTTTGTTGCCACGGTCCCGACATTAGTCATCTACTTTATTTTGAGTGTCATCAAGCCGAAGCCGGGTTACTAG
- the dusA gene encoding tRNA dihydrouridine(20/20a) synthase DusA translates to MGNHEQRLGQVEYVPLEQSRRFSVAPMMDWTDRHCRYFHRQLTKYALLYTEMVTAQALVHGDPERLLAFHPEEHPVALQLGGSAPDLLAEAVRIAESFGYDEYNLNVGCPSDRVQSGRFGACLMAEPTLVAECVQAMQEVTNRPVTVKTRIGIDHQDSYEFLQTFVETVARAGVRHFIVHARKAWLSGLSPKENREVPPLHYERVYQLKKDFPTYHITINGGITELAQVLSHLQQVDGVMMGRAAYQTPYVLVDVEQHVFGIALDKPSRYEVVGRMLPYVEHQTSAGVRLSAITRHMLGLFHGQPGGKLWRRYLSQHAHKPGAGVEVLHNALEIVSSHGEKSQ, encoded by the coding sequence ATGGGAAATCATGAACAACGTTTGGGCCAAGTGGAATATGTACCGCTTGAACAATCTCGCCGTTTTTCTGTAGCACCGATGATGGATTGGACGGACCGGCATTGCCGGTATTTTCATCGCCAGTTGACCAAGTATGCTTTGTTGTACACGGAAATGGTCACGGCGCAAGCGCTGGTCCATGGTGATCCTGAACGGCTGTTGGCTTTCCATCCAGAAGAACATCCTGTTGCCTTGCAACTTGGCGGGTCGGCTCCAGATTTATTGGCTGAAGCGGTGCGCATCGCCGAATCTTTCGGTTACGATGAGTACAATTTAAATGTGGGTTGTCCGAGCGACAGGGTGCAATCGGGGCGCTTTGGTGCATGTTTGATGGCAGAGCCCACCTTGGTAGCAGAATGTGTGCAGGCCATGCAGGAAGTCACCAATCGACCGGTGACGGTGAAGACAAGAATTGGTATTGATCATCAGGACAGCTACGAATTCTTGCAAACGTTTGTAGAAACTGTCGCGCGGGCAGGCGTACGACATTTTATCGTTCATGCGCGTAAGGCATGGCTTTCAGGGTTAAGTCCAAAAGAAAACAGGGAAGTGCCCCCACTCCATTATGAGCGTGTTTACCAACTCAAAAAAGACTTTCCGACGTATCACATCACAATCAATGGCGGTATCACTGAATTAGCGCAAGTGCTATCACATTTGCAGCAAGTCGATGGGGTGATGATGGGACGTGCCGCCTACCAGACGCCATACGTGCTTGTAGACGTGGAACAGCACGTATTTGGCATAGCGCTGGATAAGCCGTCACGTTATGAGGTCGTAGGGCGGATGCTGCCTTATGTTGAGCATCAGACGTCAGCAGGTGTTCGACTGAGTGCCATTACGCGGCATATGCTTGGGTTATTTCATGGACAGCCGGGCGGGAAGCTATGGCGACGCTATCTATCGCAGCATGCTCACAAACCGGGCGCAGGCGTCGAGGTGCTGCATAATGCACTGGAAATTGTCAGTTCACACGGTGAGAAAAGCCAATAA
- a CDS encoding DedA family protein, with amino-acid sequence MNVDAWLDWVSQHPELAGWIVCFVAFAESLIVLGLAVPGWAFLVGVGVLIGQGHLPFLPMTIFAFAGAVVGEFAGYWLGWHYRTQIRSWSWIKKHQAVMSRAEVFFARHGIASVALGRFFGPVRAFIPLIAGVAGMRPGVFMLVNIGSALVWAPAYLLPGVVAGAAIDLSQREVMLLGLTGLSIFSLVWLLSHAVIRYRRQHTKRELWKMIVESTILLCAIAWLLFGPWFPALRALWQLLQKVW; translated from the coding sequence CTGGCAGGCTGGATTGTTTGCTTCGTCGCGTTTGCAGAGTCACTGATCGTTCTTGGATTAGCAGTGCCAGGATGGGCGTTCTTGGTTGGCGTGGGTGTGTTGATTGGTCAAGGCCATTTGCCCTTTTTGCCGATGACGATCTTTGCATTCGCTGGCGCTGTCGTGGGTGAATTCGCTGGTTATTGGCTGGGCTGGCATTATCGAACGCAAATTCGAAGCTGGTCATGGATAAAAAAGCACCAAGCGGTGATGTCACGGGCGGAGGTGTTTTTTGCTCGACATGGTATTGCCAGCGTAGCGTTGGGGCGATTTTTTGGACCAGTGCGCGCTTTTATTCCGCTTATTGCCGGTGTGGCAGGTATGCGGCCAGGCGTTTTCATGTTGGTCAATATTGGATCTGCTTTGGTTTGGGCACCCGCCTATCTATTACCCGGTGTTGTGGCTGGGGCAGCCATTGATCTGTCACAGCGTGAAGTGATGCTACTTGGACTCACAGGCTTGAGCATCTTCTCGCTGGTCTGGTTGTTGAGTCATGCCGTGATTCGTTATCGTCGTCAGCATACAAAGCGTGAGCTATGGAAAATGATCGTGGAGAGCACCATATTGCTGTGTGCGATCGCATGGCTACTGTTTGGTCCATGGTTTCCCGCGTTACGGGCATTATGGCAGCTATTGCAAAAAGTATGGTGA